TTACTTTTAATAAATTCTATTTTCAAAATTTTTAGAAATTAGAAATTAGTAATTAGAAATTGCATCATCCCACGCTTCCTTCCATTTCCAATCTTAATAAATGATTGAGCTCGGCAGCGTATTCCATCGGCAGTTCCCGCGTAAGATCGCTTAAAAATCCGGAAACCAAAAGGCCGAGCGCGTCCGATTCCTTTATTCCGCGCGAGCCAAGATAAAAAATTTTATCCTGTCCGACCTTTGAAACCGAGGCCTCATGCTCAATACTTGAAGTCGGTTCTTTAATATCCATTGTCGGGTAGGTATCGGAGCGCGAAAGTTCATCAAGCAATAAAGCGTCGCATACCACTTTACTTTTGGAATTTTTAGCGCCCTTAATTATTTTAACCATGCCCCGATAACTTGTCCTTCCGCCGCCGGAAGCCACGGATTTTGAAATAATCCGGCTTGATGTCTCCGGCGCCAGATGCACGGCCTTACCTCCGGCGTCCTGATGCTGGCCGGCGCCCGCGTAAGCCAAAGACAATACCGAACCGCGCGCCTTTGGACCGCGCAAAAAAATACTCGGATATTTCATGGTTGCGCCCGAGCCGATATTTCCGTCAATCCATTCAACATTAGCTTCTTCTTCCGCGAAAGCGCGTTTGGTCACAAGATTATAGACATTTTTAGACCAATTTTGAACGGTGGTGTAGCGCACATTCGCTCCTTTTTTTGCGATGATTTCAACTACGGCCGCGTGCAAAGACGCGGTTGAATAATTAGGCGCGGTGCATCCTTCAATATAGT
The genomic region above belongs to Candidatus Niyogibacteria bacterium and contains:
- the sufB gene encoding Fe-S cluster assembly protein SufB is translated as MPNIKTFKYKYGFFDKEKPVSAFRAGLSENVVRELSAIKGEDKWMRDFRSRSLQIFNDKKMPEWGADLSGIDFNDVIYFVRPAERQSVSWDEVPPYIKNTFERLGIPEAERKYLAGVSAQYDSEVVYHNIKGDWESRGVIFCDTDTGYKKYPEIFKKYFGTVIPPADNKLSALNSAVWSGGSFVYVPAGVKVEIPLQAYFRINAKNMGQFERTLIIAEEGSSVHYIEGCTAPNYSTASLHAAVVEIIAKKGANVRYTTVQNWSKNVYNLVTKRAFAEEEANVEWIDGNIGSGATMKYPSIFLRGPKARGSVLSLAYAGAGQHQDAGGKAVHLAPETSSRIISKSVASGGGRTSYRGMVKIIKGAKNSKSKVVCDALLLDELSRSDTYPTMDIKEPTSSIEHEASVSKVGQDKIFYLGSRGIKESDALGLLVSGFLSDLTRELPMEYAAELNHLLRLEMEGSVG